Proteins found in one Magnolia sinica isolate HGM2019 chromosome 5, MsV1, whole genome shotgun sequence genomic segment:
- the LOC131245278 gene encoding glutaredoxin-C9-like — translation MQQAIPYRTWQPIPTTSRIDAPPNMDKLDGDKTTNPSDRLRNLIKENAVLVLGRRGCCMCHVVNRLLQGLGVNPVVYEVEEEKEVSVVEELAGISGGDDDRRLQFPAVFIGGRLVGGLDRLMAVHISGDLVPILKEAGALWL, via the coding sequence ATGCAGCAAGCAATTCCCTACAGAACATGGCAACCCATACCGACTACCAGTCGGATCGACGCTCCACCGAACATGGACAAGCTTGACGGAGACAAAACCACCAACCCTTCGGACAGACTGAGGAATCTCATAAAGGAGAACGCGGTTCTGGTACTAGGACGACGTGGGTGCTGTATGTGTCATGTGGTGAACCGGCTTCTTCAAGGCCTTGGGGTGAACCCTGTTGTCTACGAAGTGGAGGAAGAGAAGGAGGTGAGCGTGGTCGAAGAGCTGGCAGGGATCTCTGGCGGCGATGATGATCGACGGCTGCAGTTTCCGGCTGTCTTTATAGGAGGGAGGCTCGTTGGGGGCCTCGATCGACTCATGGCCGTTCATATTTCCGGTGATTTGGTACCCATCTTGAAAGAAGCTGGTGCTTTGTGGCTCtaa